Genomic window (Christensenellaceae bacterium):
CCGATGAAAGAATTGCCGCAAGATATTTTTTATTATAACGAGATTTCAGCAGACAAAAAAAACAGGAGGTAGGGGTATGTATTCAGAGGGAGACTTTCCGTCAGTGCAGATAAACAGGGCTAAGATGATACTAAAGAGTTATTTTGACAAAAAGGCGGCAGAGTTGGGTATAACCGGCCCTCAAGTACCCTACATTGCATTGATTGCAAAATCAGGTGAGGGGATAACTCAGATTGAGGCCACCAGAATATTGGGTTATGACAAAGCAAATTCATCAAGGGTGATGTCTGAGCTTGAAAATAAACAGCTTATAGAAAAGATAACGCAGGATAAGCGGACGCTAATTCGGCTCACCTCAGATGGGCAGGAGATTGCCGGAAAAATTCGTGAGATTACTCAGAAGTGGTATAAAACCAGCTTTGAAGGAATAGACAAAAAAGACATAGAAGTGTTTAGGCGCGTTAAAAAAAAGATGCTTGAAAATTGTATGAAGGCAATTGAGGAGAAATTATGATAAAGATATTAAAATATTTAAAGTGGCATGAATGGGTTATGGTGGTCCTGGTTTTGGCACTTACCGGTGCAGGTGTGTGGCTTGATTTGACCGTGCCCGAATATATGACCCAGATAATAGGATTGTTCGGACCCGGGCAGGCTCCCACAAGCGCAGAGATATGGGACAAGAGCTGGCACATGCTTCTTATTGTAGGAGGCTCAATTGCTTGTTCGGTTATAAGCATTTGGTTTGCTACCCGCGTAGCGGCAGGGCTTAGCCGCACGGTAAGAAGAAAGCTGTTTGAAAAGGTAAACGGATTTTCGATGCAGGAGATGAATAAATTTTCTACTCCCAGCTTGATTGTGCGAACAACCAACGACATAACTCAGCTTCAGACGGTTTTGGTTATGACCTTGAGGATGGCGGTATATTCTCCCATTATGGTCGTAATTGCGGCAACAAAGATTATAGGTAAAAGCATAGAGCTGTCGTCAGTAATTTGGATAGCTGTTGCGGTACTGATTATTCTGCTGGGAACTCTTGCAGCATTTATTCTGCCCAAGTTTTCAAAAATTCAAAAACTTAACGACAAATTGAGTTCGGTGTCAAGAGAAAATCTGACAGGTATCAGAGTTATAAGAGCAAACGGAGCCGAAAATATTCAGCAGCAAAAGTTTGAAGGGGTCAACTCCTCTCTTACTAATATGAACTTGTTTGTTGCACGTATTTCAGCTATGCTTATGCCTATAGTAATGCTTATTTTCGGAACGCTTACGGTAATGATTTATTGGCTGGGGGCTGAGCTTATTGGAACAGGCGCAACAAATTATGATACTGTTGTCTTGTTTGCAACATACGGAATTCAGATTATTATGAGCTTTTTGATTATTGCTATGCTGTTTATTATGATACCGCGCGGTCAGGTGTCGGCAAACCGTATAAGAGAAGTGCTTAACACCCGAAACCAAATTATAGAGGGAGCTTTGGGTGAAGAGGAAATAAGAGAAAGAAATTCGCAGAATCTGCATGGGCAGGTGGAATTTAAAAATGTAAGCTTTAAATATCCCGATGCCGATGAATATATGCTGAAAGATATTTCGTTTACGGCACACGGCGGGCAGACGGTTGCTTTTATAGGCTCTACCGGCAGCGGAAAAAGTACGCTGATAAATCTTATCCCAAGATTTTTTGACGCAACCGACGGCGAAATTTTGATTGATGGTATAAATGTAAGAGATTATAAATTTGAGGCACTCAACAATAAGCTTGGTTTTGTTCCGCAAAAAGGAGTGCTCTTTAGCGGAAGCATCAGAGAAAACATACAATACGGCAAACAGAATGCCGATGATCAGGAAATAAACCGAGCACTTGAAATTGCTCAGTCGTCGTTTGTGTTTGAGATGGAAGGCGGGCTTGACTATCAGATAGCCCAGAGCGGAAAAAACGTTTCGGGTGGACAGCGTCAAAGATTATCGATTGCACGTGCCGTGGTTAAAAATCCGGAAATATACATATTTGATGACAGCTTTTCGGCCCTTGACTATAAAACTGACAAGGCACTGCGGGCGAGCCTTAAAGAAAACTGTACCTCGGCCACTAAGTTTATTGTGGCGCAGCGTGTAGGTTCAATTATGGATGCTGACCAAATTTTGGTGCTTGAAAAGGGTATGGTTGTAGGGTGCGGCACACACAAAGAGCTTCTTAAGTCCTGCGAGATATATAAAGAAATTGCGTTCAGCCAATTGAGCAAGGAGGAACTGAAAAATGAGTGAGAAAAAGAGCGGTCCTCCAATGGGCGGCGGACCGGGCGGCCGCATGAGAGTGGCTGAGAAGCCGAAAAATTTTAAGAAGAGTATAGGCAAACTATTAAAATATCTCAAACCTATGCGTGTGATTTTAGTGGTAGCCTTAACACTCGTGGTGATGGCCAGCGTAATATCAATATTGGGACCAAAAATATCAATTAACATAACAGATGAAATCACTAATGTGCTTAAAGGTTTGCCGATTGATATGGGCGTGATTATTTATTTCAGCCTTATTGTTTTGGGAATGTATGTTTTGAGCGCAATATTTAACTTTATTCAGAGCTTTATATTTGCCGGCATCACAGCCAAAATAACAAAGAAACTTAGAAGTGAAATGATTGAAAAGATAAACAAGCTGCCTCTCAAGTATTATGACAACAACCTTTATGGAGACACTTTGAGCCGCATAACAAACGACATTGACACCATTGCACAAACATTGAACATGAGCTTAAGCAGTCTTGTGATGGCGTGTGTTACTGCAATAGGCATACCGGTCTTAATGTTTACGATAAACGTTAAGTGGACGCTTATAGCACTTGGCGTGGTTTTGCTGGTTTTGGTTGGAATGTTTGTTATAATTAAAATTTCACAAAAATATTTTATACGTCAGCAGCGCTCTTTGGGCGAGGTCAACGGACACATTGAGGAGGTATTTTCTTCTCACACGGTGGTAAAAGTTTTTAACGGCGAAAAAAGAGCGCTTGAAAAATTTGATGAAGGCAATGGCAAACTGTTTGCCAGCGCGTATAAATCACAGTTTTTAAGCGGACTTATGATGCCGATGATGAGGGCAGTAGGCAGCATTAATATGGTGCTTATAGCTCTTGTTGCGGGTATGGAAGTTATCTCGACCGGAAACTATAGTTTGCTTGCAGCACTCCCGTTCTTTATTGTATACATCAACAGATTAAACGAGCCGCTTCAAAACTTGGCGACATCTGCAAGCACGCTTCAGCAGACGGCTGCCGCCAGCGAAAGAGTATTTGAATTTTTGGATGAAACCGAACAGCAGGATGAGAGTGAAAAGGTGATTACTATTCCTGAGGTTAAGGGTCTTGTTGAATTTAAGAACGTAAGTTTTGGATATAACCCTGACAAAGAAGTTATTCATGACTTCAGCTGTGTAGCAAAGCCCGGGTATAAAGTGGCGATTGTAGGGCCGACCGGTGCCGGAAAAACTACTATCGTAAACCTTCTTATGCGCTTTTATGAGACTACGGGCGGTGAAATAACTATAGACGGTGTATCCATAAAAGACATGAACAGAGAGTTTGTCAGAAGCTTGTTTGGGATGGTACTTCAGGACACATGGCTGTTTGAAGGCACCATAAAAGAAAATATGGCCTTTGGAAACCCAAGCACCACTCAGGAACAGATTGAACAGGCTTGTCAGGCTGCCAACATTGACCATTTCATCAAGGCACAGCCCAAAGGCTATGATATGATGCTTAGCGAAGAGAGTAATCTCAGTGTTGGTGAAAAGCAGCTCTTTACCATAGCGCGCGCTATGGTTCAAAACGCACCTATGCTCATACTTGACGAGGCCACCAGCTCGGTGGATACCCGAACCGAAGAGCAGATACAAAAAGCTATGGATAAGCTTATGAAAGGAAGAACTAGTTTTGTTATTGCTCACAGGCTTTCTACAATCAAAAATGCAGACTTGATACTTGTTATGAAAGACGGCAATATCATTGAAAGCGGCACACACAAAGAGCTTATTGTAAGAGGCGGATTTTATGCCGAGCTTTATAACAGTCAGTTCAGCAAAAACTCAGTTGAAATTGTGGATGAAGAGGATTTGCCTCAGGGAGACGTTGTCGTTGCGACGTAAAAATTTTAATCTTCACTCTTAAACCTTTCAGCGGGGGTACGACAGTGGTAAATCCACCCCCCGTTGTGGACAACTTAAAACAGAAAAAACCCAAGGCTTTGGGTTTTTTCTGTTTTAAAAAATGTTTTATAAGAAAAGTCCTTTTCCGTCATCTTCGGTGCAGTGCTGATGCATAATCATTGATAATGCAAATAATTTTAGAAAACGCCCAAACAAGCCGGGCTCACAATCATAACAAGGCACGCAAGGTGAATCGTTTTTAAGACACCCAACGGGAGTTCCTCCCCTTGGTCCCGGCCCTGATTGGCTTTCACATGAACATGGACTAGGTCTTCTTGGTTCCGGACCATCTGCGAATAAAAACTGATTATCGTTTATTGACGATATGTTGTCAATCTGTTGTTTGTCAAACAGAAACATAATGCACCTCCAAAAAATTAGGTGTTTTGTTCCGGCGGTTTTTCTTCTTTTGTTTTGCTGTCGGAAATAATGCAGACAGGTGCGGCTGTAGCCATGAAATATCCCATGTCGGACATTTTTCCGGGCGTTACTTCTTGTGGGTTCTTTAAAAAACCAAAAAATTCTCTAAGCATAAATTTATCCCCCTAATAAGATTTACTAAATATAGTATAGCACTATACAGAAAATTTGTAAATAGTAAATAAGATAAAACCAAAAAAACATTAGCTACTATATATTATGCCAAAAAATGTCGAAGTCTGCACGATTTTTGTTTTTTTATTGACGGACATGCATCTTTTGGTGTATTATGAAACACCAAAGGAGTTTTTTATGTGGTGGGAAGTTTTGCTTGAAGCTTTGATAGACAGCGCAAAGATACTGCCTATTTTGCTTGCCGCCTATATATTAATAGAGCTAATTGAAACCGCGGTGACCGCCAAAAAAATCAAAGGCAAAAAATGGTGGACGCCTATCGCCGGCGCCGGCTTCGGACTTATTCCGCAGTGCGGCTTCAGCGTAGTTGCGGCAGATATGTATAGCAAGCGTCAGATTACGCTTGGAGCATTATTTGCAGTCTTTATTGCAACAAGTGACGAAGCGATACCCGTGATTTTAGCTAATCCTGAAAGCATAGGTGCACTTTTGCCGTTGCTGCTTATTAAGTTTGTGTTTGCGCTCAGCGTGGGTCTTTTGGTTGACGCAGCGCTGAGGCTTAAGAAAAATAAACAGACTGTCGGTGAATTTGTGCACCAGCCAAGTGCGGAGCCGGCGGCGCAAAATCTTGACGCTACACTTCTCAAGGTGACGGTGAAAAATGCAAGAGGCCGAAGCCGTATGAGAGAAAATCCGCACGAGCACCACATAGGCTGCTGCGGGCACCATGTAGACTGTGAAAACGGCGTCGGGCACTCGCACAGCAGATGGCATAGATATCTTCTGCACCCGCTAATTCATTCGCTTAAGATATTTGGATTTATTCTGGCTATAAATATTTTGTTTGGGTTTATAATCTATTTTGTTGGGGAAGCAGCCCTAACTGACTTTTTGATGCAGAGCTATTGGTTTACACCTCTGTTGGCGGTTGCTGTGGGGCTTATTCCAAATTGCGCCTCGTCTGTTGTTATTACCGAGCTTTATATTGTGGGCGGAATTCCGTTTGGGGCGTGCCTGGCCGGGTTATGTATTAATGCCGGACTTGGGTTTATAATTTTGTTTAAGCAAAATAAAAATATTAAACAAAATCTTGCAATTTTGGGTTCATTGTTTGTTTTGAGCGTAGCGGTTGGATATTTAACGCTGTTTTTTGAGCAGATAATAGTTATATAGGCTATAAAAAAGCAAAAAACAGTCCAAATGATTTTTTCTTTTTTGTTTGTTGTGTTATAATTTACATAGAGTGAGCTAAGTACCGTGTTTGCACAGGTATTTGTGAACGAAGATAAATTAAACATAACTTAGTTATGTTATAATTAATTACTAGGAGTTTTGTATGGAACAACTAAAAAAGGAAGTTTCTACCAAAATCAATCTGGATATAGGAGTGATAAACCGTCTTGACACCAAAAAATTTAAAAACATTTTGGTTTTGACGGGGCCCAAAAACTCACTCGATATATTCAAGCAGAAAGTAGAACCGCATCTTAAAAAAGGCAAGTATATTGTATATTCGCAGATAAGCGCAAACCCCGCTGACGGTGAGGTTTATCTTATAACCAATTCTGTGAGGGACAAAAATATAGACTGCATAATTTCGGTTGGCGGAGGCTCGGTTATGGATTGCGGCAGGTTGGTGAGTTTGTTGCTCTCTCACAGTGGATTTTTGCATGATTATGTTTTGGGCGGAAGCTTGGGCACCGGCAGCATAACCTCTAATCTCATTCATCACATAACAATCCCGACGGTCTGTGGCACAGGAGCGGAAATATCCGCCATAAGTGCTGTTACTATAAATGGGCGCAAGCAAAGAATATTCAGCCCTTATCTGGTGCCTGAGGCCACATATATAGACCCAGAGCTTATGAAAAATATTCCCGTTAAGCTTTGGGCAGGCATCGGATTTGAATGCTTTGCCGGAGCTATTGAGGCCTATACTTCGACACTTAGCAATGTGTCCAGCGACAACTTCGCGCTGGAGGCACTTAAGGAATATGTAAAGACTATGCCAAAGATACTCAAAGAGCCCAACAAGGTGGAGTATATAAAACAGATGGCTATAGCGTCACTTAACTCTACTATGGCGGTGGGGATGAGCAGTCTTGGCGCAATTCACGCAATTGGTGAAGCACTTAGCGGCAGGCTAAACCTGCACACGGGCATAGCGCTTGCCATTGTGGCTCCAAGCGTTTGTGAATTTAATTATGAGGCAAACAAACCAAAATATGACAATCTGAAGGAAGTGTTTGGTTACACCAAACAAAGGAGCATAAAAGCAGCCGTGGGTGAAATAATAAATAACACAGGGGTGTTTGTTCCGAAGATAAAAGACAAGATAAAAGATATACTTGATGACATAGTGCAAGACAGTATGAATCACATTCTGCTGGGAAATGCAAGACCCGTAAAGCCGGAAGATATTTTAAAAATTCTGGAAAAGCTGGGTTAATACAAAAATTTTTAATTGGGTGGGAAATGGCAAAAATATTTGTAGAAAACACCGAAATAAAAATATCAGAAAAAGTAGATATTGAAGATGGTGCACATCAGATTAAGGGAGATTATTATACCATGCACTCGGTAATCACCAAGGATTTTAAGTCTACTATTTTTTCATATGGCGATGTTTCGGTGCTGGTCAGTAAAATCACCCGCTATGGTGAGGAATATTATAAAATCGTTATCTTTAACGATGCGGTGTCAAAAGCATGGCAGCTGATAGTTTTGTCGGCCAAACTTGACATAAAGATAAAGAGGCTGACCGGCGCGGTGTTTTTAGTGGTAGCCGAAAGCAATGTGCCCGATGTAGTCAGTCAGATTTCGTTCTGCAAGCTAAAGCCCTCAACCAAAGTGGATGAAGTTACCATAAATTTTTCTAAGCTTAATGAGGTCAACTATATCGGAGACAACTCGATTTTGCTGTGCTATGATGAGGCGGATGTTATAAGCGGCAGAACTACACATGTGCTTTCGATGTATAATTATGAAGGCAAATTACTTAAAAACTTCTATGAATATAACGATGACGACCCTGAGCAGTATGGATATATTATAGAAAATAAAACGCTAAAAATCGTCAAGAAATGACAAACCAATCAAAAATGCCGTAAAAGGATATTAAAATTATGAAAATGCGTGTATTTTTAAGGTGTTCAGCATAAAATTTGGGTTATTTGCTTTACTTATTTTTTTGATTTAGGTATAATTATACAAACTTTTTAAGTCACAATTGATAAAAGGAGAGTGGAATATGAGTTTGTTGTTGGCTAGTGATTTTTGGAACAATTGGGTGGCAGTTACTTTCTTGTTTGTGGGCATTGCATTGCTGGTTGTTATTGTTGCGCTGCTGATAATATTCAGAAAGAAAATTATTGGTTCTATCAGCTCAAAAAATGAAGCAAGAGCAAAGCGTAATGAAGAGAAAAAGACAAGCGATGAAAAATCAAAAGTAATGGCCGAAAATGTATTTAAAAACCAAAGAGCACAAGAAGAAGCAGGAGACACAAAAGAGTATGACCCTGAGTTTGACAAAAGAATTAACCAAATGGTTGTCAACACTCAAAAGTCATCACTGAATGATAGAAATCTTGGTTCTCAAACAGAAAAGCCCAAAAAAGAAGTAAAAGAAGAAAAGCCTGTTGACTTTAATGTAATGGACCAATTCAAAAAGAAAGGGGAGTAAGAGATATGGATCAACTAAATCTAAACGCAATGCGGCTGACCGATCAGTTTAAGGACAAAGGATTTTTTGACGACCCCTTGCACATCAAAGCAAAAAAAGACTTTCAGTTTTTATGTTCTCAGACGGGCTATGCTGCGCTGAACAACGTAAATTATCTTTCGGTTAAAACAATTGCTGCAGACAAATATGTGGGAGAATTCCTGCCGCTGGGGTATAAAACTTCAAGCAAATCCGTAACCTTTTCTAAAGACATTTTTAATATTGAAAAACCCAACAGTTATGTT
Coding sequences:
- a CDS encoding MarR family winged helix-turn-helix transcriptional regulator — its product is MYSEGDFPSVQINRAKMILKSYFDKKAAELGITGPQVPYIALIAKSGEGITQIEATRILGYDKANSSRVMSELENKQLIEKITQDKRTLIRLTSDGQEIAGKIREITQKWYKTSFEGIDKKDIEVFRRVKKKMLENCMKAIEEKL
- a CDS encoding ABC transporter ATP-binding protein/permease, which encodes MIKILKYLKWHEWVMVVLVLALTGAGVWLDLTVPEYMTQIIGLFGPGQAPTSAEIWDKSWHMLLIVGGSIACSVISIWFATRVAAGLSRTVRRKLFEKVNGFSMQEMNKFSTPSLIVRTTNDITQLQTVLVMTLRMAVYSPIMVVIAATKIIGKSIELSSVIWIAVAVLIILLGTLAAFILPKFSKIQKLNDKLSSVSRENLTGIRVIRANGAENIQQQKFEGVNSSLTNMNLFVARISAMLMPIVMLIFGTLTVMIYWLGAELIGTGATNYDTVVLFATYGIQIIMSFLIIAMLFIMIPRGQVSANRIREVLNTRNQIIEGALGEEEIRERNSQNLHGQVEFKNVSFKYPDADEYMLKDISFTAHGGQTVAFIGSTGSGKSTLINLIPRFFDATDGEILIDGINVRDYKFEALNNKLGFVPQKGVLFSGSIRENIQYGKQNADDQEINRALEIAQSSFVFEMEGGLDYQIAQSGKNVSGGQRQRLSIARAVVKNPEIYIFDDSFSALDYKTDKALRASLKENCTSATKFIVAQRVGSIMDADQILVLEKGMVVGCGTHKELLKSCEIYKEIAFSQLSKEELKNE
- a CDS encoding arsenic efflux protein is translated as MWWEVLLEALIDSAKILPILLAAYILIELIETAVTAKKIKGKKWWTPIAGAGFGLIPQCGFSVVAADMYSKRQITLGALFAVFIATSDEAIPVILANPESIGALLPLLLIKFVFALSVGLLVDAALRLKKNKQTVGEFVHQPSAEPAAQNLDATLLKVTVKNARGRSRMRENPHEHHIGCCGHHVDCENGVGHSHSRWHRYLLHPLIHSLKIFGFILAINILFGFIIYFVGEAALTDFLMQSYWFTPLLAVAVGLIPNCASSVVITELYIVGGIPFGACLAGLCINAGLGFIILFKQNKNIKQNLAILGSLFVLSVAVGYLTLFFEQIIVI
- a CDS encoding iron-containing alcohol dehydrogenase, with amino-acid sequence MEQLKKEVSTKINLDIGVINRLDTKKFKNILVLTGPKNSLDIFKQKVEPHLKKGKYIVYSQISANPADGEVYLITNSVRDKNIDCIISVGGGSVMDCGRLVSLLLSHSGFLHDYVLGGSLGTGSITSNLIHHITIPTVCGTGAEISAISAVTINGRKQRIFSPYLVPEATYIDPELMKNIPVKLWAGIGFECFAGAIEAYTSTLSNVSSDNFALEALKEYVKTMPKILKEPNKVEYIKQMAIASLNSTMAVGMSSLGAIHAIGEALSGRLNLHTGIALAIVAPSVCEFNYEANKPKYDNLKEVFGYTKQRSIKAAVGEIINNTGVFVPKIKDKIKDILDDIVQDSMNHILLGNARPVKPEDILKILEKLG
- a CDS encoding ABC transporter ATP-binding protein/permease, whose protein sequence is MSEKKSGPPMGGGPGGRMRVAEKPKNFKKSIGKLLKYLKPMRVILVVALTLVVMASVISILGPKISINITDEITNVLKGLPIDMGVIIYFSLIVLGMYVLSAIFNFIQSFIFAGITAKITKKLRSEMIEKINKLPLKYYDNNLYGDTLSRITNDIDTIAQTLNMSLSSLVMACVTAIGIPVLMFTINVKWTLIALGVVLLVLVGMFVIIKISQKYFIRQQRSLGEVNGHIEEVFSSHTVVKVFNGEKRALEKFDEGNGKLFASAYKSQFLSGLMMPMMRAVGSINMVLIALVAGMEVISTGNYSLLAALPFFIVYINRLNEPLQNLATSASTLQQTAAASERVFEFLDETEQQDESEKVITIPEVKGLVEFKNVSFGYNPDKEVIHDFSCVAKPGYKVAIVGPTGAGKTTIVNLLMRFYETTGGEITIDGVSIKDMNREFVRSLFGMVLQDTWLFEGTIKENMAFGNPSTTQEQIEQACQAANIDHFIKAQPKGYDMMLSEESNLSVGEKQLFTIARAMVQNAPMLILDEATSSVDTRTEEQIQKAMDKLMKGRTSFVIAHRLSTIKNADLILVMKDGNIIESGTHKELIVRGGFYAELYNSQFSKNSVEIVDEEDLPQGDVVVAT